TTTACCCATCAGCTCCCTCAGCCTATCATTATTATTTTTATAGCGGGCGAATCTGGCTGGAATGCCGCCCTCTTCCGTTAATTCTTCCAACGCTTTAGCAAACGCGGCCACTACATGTGTCGGAGATGTGAAACGCCATTTTCCATCCTTGTCCATCTCTTTCCACTGATCATATAAATCCAGGGACAGACTGCGGGCATTGCCTTCACATGCCAACAATTTGTCAAGCTTTGCAATGACGAAACCAAAACCAGGGATTCCTTGAATGCATTTATTTGCACTGCTGATCAAATAATCAATTCCAAGTTCAGGTACATTCATGTCAACTCCGCCAAAGCTGCTCATCGCATCAATAATCAAGGTTTTCCCTTGTTCCTTTGATATCTTCGAAACCATTTCTATCGGATTTAAAATCCCTGTCGTCGTTTCACAATGAACCATTGCAATATGTGTGATGTCACTATCATCCAGTAAGATGTTCCGGATTTCAGTCTCCTTTGGAAATTCATTGTACTCAACGCCATATTCCACATGATTCAGTCCGATGCACTCGGCCATTTTCACAATCCTTTTTCCATATGCGCCATTCGTTATGATCAGCACTTTATCGGATTTTGAAAGTGCAGTCGTCAGCACAGATTCTACAACAAACGATCCGCTTCCCTGCATAAGTACAGCCGTATATTCTCCGTTTGCAGCATATGCCAATTCAAGAAGCTGGGCTCTGATTTTTTGCGTGATTTCTTTATAATCATTTTCCCACGTACAGCGGTCAACAAGCATTTCCTGTTTCACCGTACTTGTAGTGGTCAGCGGTCCAGGCGTTAAAAGTTTATATGTATTCATTTTCCTTCACTCCTCACTGTATTTATCATTGTGCTGATTTAAAGAACTCTTGATGCTGTTTTAATAATTCGACCGTTAGAGGCTGCTTGTATTTCTTAGGGTGGGCCGGTTTGTTCTTTTCCGTCACCTTTTCACCTTCATAAAGTGCGACCGGGTAATGTTTCAACAGTTCTTTTCTAGCATCTTTACTGATCGTTTCCGCCATTTTCATCGCTAAACTTGTTTTTGCTTCATTATCTTTTTTCACGACAGCTACAGATTCCGTGTAGGAGAAATTCCCCTCAGCCGGATCGACAAACTTGATCGGTAAGCCCGACTCTTTAGCCATCACGGCCTGATAGCGTAAACCAAAACCGGCAGCCACTTCCCCTGCTTGCACTTTATTGATTGGACCTGAACCTGAGCTCTCAAGATGCGGACCGCTATTTGCTATTAAGTCATGGAGAACCTTTTTCCCTTCTGCGTCACCGTATTGACTGATAATTGCTTGAACTAACAGCCACCCAGTTGAAGAGTCCAGGATGTTAGGAATTGAAACGAGCCCTTTATATTCCGGCTTTGTTAAGTCCTTAATCGTGGTCGGCATCTGCAGGCCTTTTTGTTTGAGAACTTCCGTATTCACAAAAATGGAACCGGTATTTGCCAAGATCGGCGTATAATAGGCTGGATTTTGTTCCAATGCTTTTGTACTGAATGACAGATCCTTAAACATGGAGTGCTGTTCTTGTGCACTTTCGATGAA
The DNA window shown above is from Peribacillus sp. FSL P2-0133 and carries:
- a CDS encoding extracellular solute-binding protein, with the protein product MFKTMKIALLSLVALGLVFVLVGRNSGKADEEKVVIYTNGDEEATAAMETSLKDAGYEGKYVLQSLGTSELGGKLLAEGTEIEADVVTMSSYFIESAQEQHSMFKDLSFSTKALEQNPAYYTPILANTGSIFVNTEVLKQKGLQMPTTIKDLTKPEYKGLVSIPNILDSSTGWLLVQAIISQYGDAEGKKVLHDLIANSGPHLESSGSGPINKVQAGEVAAGFGLRYQAVMAKESGLPIKFVDPAEGNFSYTESVAVVKKDNEAKTSLAMKMAETISKDARKELLKHYPVALYEGEKVTEKNKPAHPKKYKQPLTVELLKQHQEFFKSAQ
- the phnW gene encoding 2-aminoethylphosphonate--pyruvate transaminase, with the translated sequence MNTYKLLTPGPLTTTSTVKQEMLVDRCTWENDYKEITQKIRAQLLELAYAANGEYTAVLMQGSGSFVVESVLTTALSKSDKVLIITNGAYGKRIVKMAECIGLNHVEYGVEYNEFPKETEIRNILLDDSDITHIAMVHCETTTGILNPIEMVSKISKEQGKTLIIDAMSSFGGVDMNVPELGIDYLISSANKCIQGIPGFGFVIAKLDKLLACEGNARSLSLDLYDQWKEMDKDGKWRFTSPTHVVAAFAKALEELTEEGGIPARFARYKNNNDRLRELMGKLGIHAYISPDKQSPIITTFLFPDETFDFGDFYNFIKERGYVIYPGKLTDIDTFRIGNIGEIHEEDIEELGRIVEKYMKEVTV